A region from the Salvia splendens isolate huo1 chromosome 15, SspV2, whole genome shotgun sequence genome encodes:
- the LOC121767461 gene encoding transcription factor PRE5-like — protein sequence MSGRRSRQSSTTSRITDDQIIDLVSKLHQFLPEIRNTRRSNKASANKVLQETCNYIRNLHKEVDDLSERLSQLLSSIDADSPEAAIIRSLI from the exons ATGTCCGGGAGAAGATCGCGACAATCGTCCACCACCTCAAGAATCACAGACGATCAGATCATCGATCTCGTCTCCAAACTCCACCAATTCCTCCCTGAAATCCGCAACACCCGCCGCTCCAACAag GCTTCTGCAAATAAGGTGCTTCAAGAGACTTGCAACTACATCAGAAATTTGCACAAAGAGGTGGATGATTTGAGTGAGAGGCTGTCGCAGCTACTGTCGTCGATTGATGCCGATAGTCCAGAAGCAGCCATAATTAGGAGCTTAATCTGA